From the Anopheles merus strain MAF chromosome 2L, AmerM5.1, whole genome shotgun sequence genome, the window tgggcaatGAATAAGAACATCGCGAGTCAACCAAGGGtacaaaaaaatgacaaatcgCACATACTGTTTTGTTATTTAGTAAGGGACGGCATTGCATCGGTGTGGCAATACtatcaaataattcaattattgGATATTAATGTCAATGCAACCGGAAAACCAATGGCTTTCGTCAACTGCTCTGCTCATCTGTGTATCATCCTGCCGTAAAATGTTAATGCGAACATGCAATCGCCGAAATGATGtacgacttttttttctccttttttatttaactacTACAACATTACTCATTAACTGAAATGTAGTCACTGATCTAGCCTAAAATCAGTCCGAACAGAGATCCATTGAATTTTTTCCCATTGTCGATGGCAATGAAATCACATAAAAGTGGACAATGAGCTATTCATAATATTAAACAATGAccggaaaaaaagaaacatgccAGCTTATTCATCGTAAATGAATGACGAAAGCAAACAAGTACGATAAATCGAAGTTGATAtacggaagaagaagaaaacaaaataacgagAAAAAACATGGAGGGATTCGAGAAAGACGAACAATTCGCGAAAACTAAGGTTTTATTATAAAATCAAAAACACCCCGCTAATAGCTTCCTACAATTTGCATCTTTATCGGCGCTGCAATATGCGACGCAATACTGCATCATTGTCACCCTTCAAtcaagctgtgtgtgtgtgtgtgcgcgcgtgagAAAACGAAAGCAACGTTTGTAATGAGACGAAAACTTGGAAGGGGCGTGATAGAAATGAAAATCATAACGAACAAGACGTTACATTTATAGCTAAAAGTCAGTTGAGCAGGATATCCCTCAAGTTGTTGAAAGTGGAGAATTAGAACGTGGATGATGCGCATTTGCATTGCATACTCTGATTGCATAAATAGCTTCTTACTACCGATGAACTgtcctttttctttgttctCTTCGTTAATGTGAGTTAATGTGAGTGTCCTTATTGCGTGCTATTATTCTCGGGCGTGAATATACACACGACTGTGTATAGTAACGTCTTGCTGGTTGCGTTACCGCATGACGCTCTAAACCGGAATGCGAAGGCTTCGTGACAGTTGTTTGAAGCAAGAATAGTGTTAATCCTTGCCTAAATTGCAAACATACAATTTCCTATCTGCTGCATCAGGTGCGCTTTCGCAATTTATCTTCAACCTTTTGCACCTATTTATGACATTGTGTGGCATGCGTGCGAGCGAAGTCGTTAGCTCTATTTGCTTGAAaatggattatttttcttatgtTACAAATcatgatttgtttatttagtttttcgtACATGTTGcaaataatttcttttttaatttcaaactgCAGGAAACAATGTGACCTTCGCTACCTGAACGCTTTTCGAGTCGGTTTAAATGtataatgtttaatttatcCGATGAAACCATAAAACCCGAATAAGTAGCAGGATTTTACATTGAATTGGTTCCTCTGTTGCATGAAGCGTAGATACACACAAGGGCCGCAACATTTACACGCAAAACGATTACGTTTGATTTTCCTTCCccggggaaagcaaaaaacaatacacagCGCTTGGGTGTTGTATAATCTTTCCATAGTGCTTTTCTTATAAACCCTTCAGTACGTAGGATATttacaaatgaaatgaaatcggTAATAGATGAAACTAACGCATTTTGTgaacgtgtgagtgtgtgttgtttattACTCGGGGGGTGGGGTATGGCATTAAAAAGGTTCGTGGACGAGCTGGTCGACCAAACCATAGTGGGGAAAGAGACCACCGATGATGGTAGCGCAGTACATCCAATTATGCATCGAGAAATGTATTTTGTgcagcgtttgtgtgtgtttgtgtgcaatgGAAATAAGAAATCCACAATGACTGCTTTTTTTGTAAGTGAGCGCGCATATAAATGTATATCCTTGTAGTTCACACGTTCCTTGTGCTTATTTTTTCCTATTAAAACTTGTAtgcagctgtgtgtgtgtgtgtggggggggggacacCAATAATGCCACGAGAAAAAGCGAAACGTATTTCGATGCTTAGATATTATTTACAAACTGATCGGAGTGAACAAAAGCATCCCGTAAAAATACATCGGCCAGAACATATTTATTATAACTTCTAGCGTTACTGCATACATGGCTGCTTATCGTAAAGAGACATGCTTTGAATCGATCGAGTGTGTAATTGTGGGAGGGTGGGCATGCAAtcggagaggaaaaaagaaaaagagtataatcaaaattacatttcAGTTGCGTACATGTAAACCGAATGTTTTCAACAACGGCCCGGTCCTCTAGCATGCGCGTGCAAATGTGTTAATTTCGCAACCAGGATCATTCGTTTTGcggtttttattaaatatttgaattatgGTTTTAGTTTTCGTTTGTTCATTATCTTTGCTGGCACAAATTTAGCCGTTagtgaagcaaacaaaaaaaaaaggcagaaGAGGATCAATAAAAAGTCCTACATTTAAGAGATAAAGCTTGATTTTCCTTCGACTTAATAAcggctttttttatttacagtacacatttttttctttatttatactGTATTATATTATGTTCTAATAAGTCACAAGAATCTGAACAGTTCACACCGAAACCTAATTTTTGAGGAGCAGGTAAGTTGTTGTTGtaaatttgtaaataaaattggCAAAAGATAACACATTTTACCAGAAATGTTAACAAGCTGCGACAATGTGTGGAAACAATGATTAACTGGGACACAACTCCAACAattgcgtgtttgttttgcttgcttttccaTTACAAATGCTAACCGGGACCGGAAACATGACCCTCAACGTTTCTAGATTCCTGTTTGGAGGGAATGGACATGTTCGAAGAGAAATGGCAACTCTGTCGATCACCCACCACACTAAACTCAAAATGATAGAACTAAAAAAGCAAATAGACTGGTGGGGTACAGGTTTATGACATTAAGGCACAGCCACAAAATCAACATTGAGCAATTGGAAAGCAAAAATCCCCCATTTTACCGTCTTTCCAAAAAATCTTCCAATACAttacattatttttccattccaagCTGAACCCGTGAACTGATTGTAACAAAGGTACAAAATGTACTGATAATGGTAACCTTTTTGGTGTTCCTCTTGCTAGCCTGGTTGCGTgatcgtgcgtgtgtgataAAGTACGAACCGTTAAAGAATTCCCTTTGCATCAGAAACATTGCTTCCAGGCGTAGAACATGATTTTATCaggctgtttttttatctGTTTCATTCGAGGAGATAGACTCAAAATGATGCAgtataaaagaaaaacttaTTGACGATATACTTTCATTTGTAGTTCCATACTCGTTCCAGTGCTTTCGCCCACGTGTCCTATCACTTGCAGCTGTTGTTGCCCCGTAGAGGTTACATTTGGGCAGTTGTGTAAAAAGGGTTACAACATCGTAAAATGTTAATTCTGCCGGTGCGATTGGCTTTATTTGTCGTGGTACGTCTAACATGTAGGATCGGGATACAAACTTTGTCGTGATGCAATCTTAGATCGGCAACATTATATGCACTGAACACGATCGCTAATCAAAACCATTTACAAGAAAGGGCAACCGGTAAAAAACGCCGACAGAATTTTTTTTGTGGACATCGTCAATAAGAAGTAAATCAAGCGAATACTGCATGTATTGCAGTTGTAATTTGTTGTCTTGTTGTAGTATACGACAAATTTATTGCTGAAATTGAACTCATAATTTAGTGTTTGCTTGATTGAATTCTTCAAATAATTCTTCATTCTCAACTTACAATTTTAGTATTTGGTTAGTGCCACCGGTGGAAGCCATGTAGTGTCGGTGACACAATTTCAAACTTCATCATGTGCCGACCGCCAAGCGCCCGGTATAATTTGTGCCAACTGCAACACGGTGGCCGTTTGCGTTAAGATAGGCTCGGTGTGGGAACCGTCTCTGGTCGAAGCGTGCAACGCGGACGAGGGGCTGTACTGTAACGAGTTCGAGGGAGGATGCTCTACCAGCATTGGGTCGTGCAATCCGACCGGGGGAGGTGGCTTTGAGTGTAACACGCCCGGCGTGTTTCCGGATCCGTTCAACTGTCGGCAGTACCACATGTGCTTCCTAAACGGCAACAATCCAGTGGCGATCAATATGGACTGTGGAGGGGCGGCCTTTTCACCAGCAAGTGGCGATTGCTCCCTACCGTTGAACGATACCGTCTGCCTAACGCCACAATTCAACTGCAGCTTCGTGGGACAAATGGCGGCCTGGCCGGGAAATAACAACATCTACTACATCTGTGCAGCGGAAACGGTACAGGGAAATCGTCTACTGCGCCCACGGTTGTACCGCTGCCCGGCCAATCAAATGTTCGTCGAAGGACAGTGTGTGCAGCGTGACTGGTCCAACATGCCACCCGGTACGATAGTTCCTTACGAATGCGTACGCCCGGGGTTGTTTGCTGATCCTGCCCACTGTCGGTACTACTACAGCTGTAACGCGGAGCTGGTCGCAACGCATCTACAATGCCCAGAAGGAACTTTCTTCAATGAGAATACCCTCTCGTGTGTGTTGGGAGTATGCTAGTAGGAAATGTTTAGTTGCCGTTTACTTCATGTTGCAATAAACAATCACTTGCGAATCGAGATGGCTACAAATAAGTTGTGCGAATGGTAGAATCATaaattgaaagaaagaaaagaaatgctGTTAAATGCGAACTACTTTGTACAATGCCAATAGCTTCATTTCAGATGAAACACGTAGACATTATCGTTTCTAAACGAAGTTATCGAAATTGTAACGAACGCGTTTAATTGTAAGGGATGATCCTTAAGTAACGTAACGGGCACAGGGGGTGATAACTTCCATCGTTTCATTCAGGGAAacacgagagaaagagacagaaagaagagaaagaaaaaaaagagagagagagggagagctttaacattttctttttttggctaGTGATAGTGATGGAGAAAATATGAATTTGATCCGCACCGACGCGTATTCGTCACTGTCTTATGGTGTAACGTGGGACGCGTAATACACGAAGAACATACTACTAGACCCCTTTAAGTAACGCGTGTACGTTCATCTACGAGCTCACTGGTGGAACTGTGATTCCTTGACCTATAAGGAATTTTTGTATTCGTATTGGGACGATTTTTTCTTAAAGTACcataaaattaagaaaaatcattattgtaaTGGACCACCACGGACCACGGATATGAGGAATACAAAATgccatcgaaaaaaaaataatataaaaaatcaaataccGAAAAGAGGCAATGTTCTGTTTCACGTTCAGCAAAAATTTACGCAAAGGagattgcatttttttcagcTATCTTATGCTCTGCattaacataaataaaattttctcAACATAATTCTACGCAAAGCCAATTCCATTTATGTTATGTCAACCAACATATCCACGTTCGCGATTCATGTGCCTAGCAGGCTGCGCgaaattcgagcagttcagCATAGTTCGAGCACAGTGCAGGCGAGCAGGAGGGCGGTCGTCGTAGAGTAGCATTTAAATGgagtaaaataaatgaaatcctAACTTTTAACTCTCAAATCAAGTTGTAAAGTGTACGCGAAAGGTTTAAGAAGAACCAGTGATAAAGGGTTGCTTCGGAAAAGTAAGTTTTTGGGTAGTAAATTCAATATTCCGTTCATGCAGTGTGCAGTGTTTGAACCTGtttcccgaaaaaaaaggagagggagagattTGTTTGCGAGGGTAGCGTTccttggtgtgtatgtgtgtggtggtgtgcgtGACTCCCGGTGTTTGTGTTACCTTTATTTGAAAGCCAACGAGAAGCGCGATACAAAACGAAACTGGAGTATGTGCAATAAAGGTGGCAAAGAAAAGGGGCGAGAGAAAACATAAGAATGCGTGTGGTTCCTGCGTACAGTGGTTCATGAAGTTGCACTTGTCGGTGCGGTGTATCCTTTACGTTGtatagtgtgtgtatgttttttttttttaatttaaaggTGTGTTCTTCACAAGTGCAATTTGTGAGAATTCATTGAAAAGGTTAGATGATGGAAagatgttaaaaaaaagttcaagaTCAACCTGCGCCTGGAGCCTCCATTAAACGCTCAACCATGTGAACCTACGCCGTAGTGAGCGAAATGTGGAGAACGATATTCAATGAATGAATTCCCGAAAGCAGGACGGGGTAGAAACGCCACATCTCTTGATGGACCATGCACACaatcccacccccccccccctcccttatTTGTGCAGTGAGAatggcacatacacacacaaacgcacgcacacatgcttTTCTGGAGATAGTGTTAAGCCAGATCCGCAAGACATCCCCCCGTATGTGTTGCTCATGACGACCCCAACAAAAAGTGGTTAAAGAAAGAAGTGGCGACGGTCATTGACAGTTTACCGCTAGATTAAGTTtgccgtgtgtgtatgtctggctggctggcatTAGGAGGTGCTGCACGGGGAGATCAAGCGTACGGTGCTGCGTATGCTGTAGCCAACATACGCGAGCGCGCTGGCATGATGCTGTAGGCTCGTGAGGCTGCTTTCTGCTCT encodes:
- the LOC121591675 gene encoding uncharacterized protein LOC121591675, coding for MLILPVRLALFVVYLVSATGGSHVVSVTQFQTSSCADRQAPGIICANCNTVAVCVKIGSVWEPSLVEACNADEGLYCNEFEGGCSTSIGSCNPTGGGGFECNTPGVFPDPFNCRQYHMCFLNGNNPVAINMDCGGAAFSPASGDCSLPLNDTVCLTPQFNCSFVGQMAAWPGNNNIYYICAAETVQGNRLLRPRLYRCPANQMFVEGQCVQRDWSNMPPGTIVPYECVRPGLFADPAHCRYYYSCNAELVATHLQCPEGTFFNENTLSCVLGVC